Proteins encoded in a region of the Shewanella polaris genome:
- a CDS encoding DUF4198 domain-containing protein, whose amino-acid sequence MNMIIKPLAILLLLCIPNLQAHEIWLIKTDNNQVQLFLGEPGEPDEGDKISGLKNTKIYTNSITNSLPIVQHQTHWTADVTQDGDVRATVDDLWQPWDMEKVPAWQFWKSTKQQAAKLFAKAGRNDTQGKAEFEFVPVSAQSNSFTLIYQDNPVKDHAVVILTPNKTQIKLTTDEQGKITVSTDFTGLYVMSSDYPVDGETVIAGHHVDSTFNITSISFWVN is encoded by the coding sequence ATGAATATGATAATAAAACCTCTAGCAATATTACTATTACTTTGTATACCAAATTTGCAAGCTCACGAAATTTGGTTAATAAAGACAGATAACAATCAAGTGCAGTTATTTTTAGGCGAGCCTGGAGAACCCGATGAAGGAGATAAAATTTCTGGTTTAAAAAACACCAAGATATATACCAATTCAATCACCAACTCATTGCCGATTGTACAACATCAAACACATTGGACAGCCGACGTAACACAAGACGGGGATGTAAGAGCGACTGTCGATGACCTTTGGCAACCCTGGGATATGGAAAAAGTACCTGCATGGCAATTTTGGAAATCAACAAAGCAACAAGCAGCAAAATTATTTGCTAAAGCAGGCAGAAATGACACTCAAGGGAAAGCTGAATTTGAGTTTGTACCAGTGTCAGCACAAAGTAATAGCTTCACGCTAATTTACCAAGACAACCCAGTTAAAGACCATGCTGTTGTCATATTAACACCAAATAAAACACAAATAAAATTGACCACGGATGAACAAGGTAAAATTACGGTATCAACTGATTTCACAGGATTATATGTAATGTCTAGCGATTACCCAGTAGATGGGGAAACGGTTATTGCAGGTCATCATGTTGATAGCACATTCAATATCACCAGTATTAGTTTTTGGGTAAATTAA
- a CDS encoding family 16 glycoside hydrolase, with product MNKRWMLALACLLVSITGYNCQAEDSLMLSLTAECTQLIEDGFNQENGAWQSYSGIWEFADGRLTQTSTRDYSPVILRRDHQFSDVDLSVEFKPISGRMDASGGVIFRALDHENYYVVRANSLENNFRLYTVKDGVRRQIASALTSPPTLGQFHQIRIVAIGATIQAYLNGKLLLNHHDNTFKRGFVGLWTKADSVTEFDQFKVIGVE from the coding sequence ATGAACAAACGTTGGATGCTTGCCCTTGCCTGCTTATTGGTTAGTATTACAGGCTACAATTGCCAAGCCGAGGACAGCTTAATGCTATCTCTTACTGCTGAATGCACACAGTTGATTGAGGACGGGTTTAATCAGGAAAATGGCGCATGGCAGTCGTATAGTGGAATATGGGAGTTTGCTGACGGTCGGCTAACACAAACGAGTACGCGTGATTATTCTCCCGTTATTTTGCGTCGAGATCATCAATTTAGCGATGTTGATCTCAGTGTCGAATTTAAACCAATATCAGGTCGAATGGATGCCAGTGGCGGGGTGATTTTTCGCGCATTAGATCACGAAAATTACTATGTTGTTAGAGCCAACAGTCTCGAAAACAATTTTAGACTTTATACGGTAAAAGATGGTGTACGGCGACAAATTGCTTCCGCTCTCACATCACCACCGACTCTGGGCCAGTTTCATCAAATTCGTATTGTTGCTATTGGTGCCACCATCCAAGCCTATTTAAACGGTAAATTATTGTTAAATCACCACGATAATACCTTTAAACGTGGTTTTGTCGGCCTGTGGACTAAGGCCGATTCCGTAACCGAATTTGATCAATTCAAGGTAATTGGAGTGGAGTGA
- a CDS encoding DUF3325 domain-containing protein, with amino-acid sequence MMFLLVWLVSSSGFCILSLGMARHRASLQLSPLTNKQEKRYLWVGLTILTGSLILTFFVFPKAEAIPIWFGLLSVAALKIVGYLSYINLTMNKRNLKN; translated from the coding sequence ATGATGTTCTTATTAGTTTGGTTGGTATCTTCTTCAGGATTCTGTATTTTATCACTCGGTATGGCTCGTCATAGAGCATCATTGCAACTTTCCCCATTAACAAATAAACAAGAAAAACGTTACCTCTGGGTTGGCTTAACAATATTAACAGGTTCGTTAATTTTGACTTTTTTTGTTTTTCCCAAAGCTGAAGCTATACCCATTTGGTTCGGCTTATTAAGTGTCGCAGCATTGAAAATTGTCGGTTACCTAAGTTATATAAATTTGACCATGAATAAAAGAAATTTAAAGAATTAA
- a CDS encoding diguanylate cyclase, with protein MIKTNHTLADILIIDDDKSVVMALHKALNKIGRIRFASDAKQAFVMIKEKHPDLILLDVELPDIGGLEVCSILKTVQETESIPVLFITSNTEVGFEEKVFDVGAADYIVKPLNPRVVAARVQTHIDYQLAIKLLEKLAHTDSMTGLANRRTFDERLIVELKRARREQEPLTVALIDIDEFKKFNDHFGHIEGDDCIKDIALALGNSMKRSTDLAARYGGEEFAFILPNTDVEGANTILSVLLQSIKQLNLTHAPEAKYDVVTISIGYSAVIPGQKYANDSDDWAVVKAADHALYESKQNGRNQVSYEQLGSL; from the coding sequence ATGATAAAAACGAATCACACTCTTGCTGATATTTTGATTATTGATGATGACAAGTCGGTAGTCATGGCTTTGCACAAAGCATTGAATAAAATTGGGCGCATTCGTTTTGCATCGGATGCTAAGCAAGCATTTGTAATGATTAAAGAAAAACATCCTGATTTGATATTACTTGACGTGGAATTGCCAGACATCGGTGGTTTGGAAGTGTGCTCTATTCTAAAAACAGTCCAAGAAACAGAGAGTATCCCAGTATTGTTTATTACCAGTAATACCGAAGTGGGTTTTGAGGAAAAGGTATTTGACGTTGGAGCCGCTGATTATATTGTTAAACCACTAAATCCACGAGTTGTGGCTGCACGTGTTCAAACGCATATAGACTACCAACTCGCTATTAAGTTACTAGAGAAGTTAGCACATACAGACAGTATGACAGGACTTGCCAATAGACGCACGTTTGATGAACGGCTAATTGTTGAGTTGAAGCGTGCCCGTCGCGAACAAGAACCGCTTACTGTTGCACTAATAGATATTGATGAGTTTAAAAAATTCAACGATCATTTTGGTCATATAGAAGGTGATGATTGCATTAAAGACATCGCATTAGCCTTAGGCAATAGTATGAAACGCTCAACAGATCTTGCCGCTAGATATGGTGGTGAAGAATTTGCTTTTATTCTACCGAATACCGATGTTGAAGGTGCCAATACAATACTTTCCGTTCTACTCCAGTCTATTAAGCAGTTAAACCTTACTCATGCCCCAGAAGCTAAATACGATGTGGTTACAATATCTATTGGGTATAGCGCAGTGATACCAGGACAGAAATACGCAAATGACTCGGACGACTGGGCTGTGGTTAAAGCTGCTGACCACGCTTTATACGAATCAAAGCAGAATGGCCGAAATCAAGTTAGCTATGAACAGCTAGGTAGCCTTTGA
- a CDS encoding tyrosine-type recombinase/integrase has product MWRIRTRLEIESNLMQLALLNLAIDSKLRASDLLPLKVCDIASQDRIFNRVKHIQQKTDIEVQFEITSRTQQSLIKWILLASLSASDFVFPSPRLKQQSISYSYYRYIVRKWASDLGLDPTLYGTHSMRRTKATLVYAKTKNIRAVQLLLGHTKVDNTIRYLGVELEDALLLSESTDC; this is encoded by the coding sequence ATTTGGCGTATTCGTACTAGACTTGAGATTGAGAGCAATTTGATGCAGTTGGCACTGCTCAATTTGGCTATTGATAGCAAACTTAGGGCTAGCGACTTATTACCTTTGAAAGTATGCGATATTGCTTCTCAAGACCGGATATTTAATCGAGTTAAGCATATCCAACAGAAGACTGACATTGAAGTTCAGTTTGAAATCACCTCAAGAACCCAACAAAGTCTGATTAAATGGATCTTGCTTGCATCGTTAAGCGCAAGCGATTTTGTTTTCCCCAGTCCTAGATTAAAGCAACAGTCGATTAGCTACTCATACTATAGATACATTGTTAGGAAATGGGCATCTGATCTGGGATTAGATCCAACCCTATATGGAACCCACTCTATGAGGCGAACCAAGGCGACACTTGTTTATGCAAAAACAAAGAATATTCGAGCAGTTCAACTTTTACTAGGCCATACAAAGGTAGACAATACGATAAGATATCTTGGTGTTGAATTAGAAGATGCCCTATTACTTTCAGAAAGTACAGATTGCTAA
- a CDS encoding PepSY-associated TM helix domain-containing protein, which yields MKARFRDSMTWLHTWTGVVAGCLLFAIFLTGTLSYFKNEITAWMQPEVRLLNSPENALNNAQIYLGKHASGAKKWTIQLPTGRFSPVTLYWRDPTVKGRGLKIAKLNEHGEKITARDTNGGEFLYRFHFDLHYIPVFYARWLVGICAMFMLVAIISGIIIHKKIFKDFFTLQFNKGTRSWLNGHTVTSVLALPFHLMITYTGLVTLMFMYLSWSMSLVMNDKNEYFNAINQQSSLPKPTDVTAQMKPFSHLYIDAKSRLGNSDFTSVVINNPNNENASVVFFEAATKYLLPDYRTLSYFAATGDLINDQVVTNTAELTRRTMVSLHAGRFATLPVRWMYFISGIMGSIMIATGLILWSEKRKKNSTSKDSKLGHRLIDLLNIGFILGLPIAVACFFAANRLLPLMLTGRADIEIHCFFAGWLLSLLYPVFRGLQHSWRELSLFAGGLFISLPLLSFFTTQRHLFNYQIKEDLTLLFIDLFLIMTGMTFLFIALKLKNKVNVI from the coding sequence TTGAAAGCACGCTTTAGAGACAGTATGACTTGGCTTCACACCTGGACGGGAGTAGTTGCAGGATGTTTATTATTCGCAATATTTTTAACAGGTACATTGTCCTATTTTAAAAATGAAATTACCGCTTGGATGCAACCAGAAGTGAGGTTGTTAAATTCACCAGAAAACGCCCTCAATAATGCACAAATTTATCTTGGCAAACATGCTAGTGGCGCAAAGAAATGGACCATACAGTTACCTACAGGACGCTTTTCACCCGTGACACTTTATTGGCGAGACCCAACAGTAAAAGGTCGAGGCTTAAAAATAGCTAAGCTTAATGAACATGGTGAAAAAATAACGGCACGAGACACTAACGGTGGTGAGTTTTTATATCGTTTTCACTTTGATTTACATTACATTCCTGTGTTTTATGCGCGTTGGTTAGTGGGGATTTGTGCCATGTTTATGCTAGTGGCTATTATTTCTGGCATCATCATCCACAAAAAAATATTTAAAGATTTCTTTACTCTACAATTTAATAAAGGAACAAGAAGCTGGCTTAATGGTCATACCGTTACCTCTGTTTTAGCGCTACCATTTCATTTAATGATAACTTATACCGGACTAGTTACATTAATGTTTATGTATTTATCATGGTCGATGTCGCTAGTGATGAATGATAAAAATGAATATTTCAATGCAATTAATCAACAGTCTTCTTTACCTAAACCTACAGATGTTACGGCACAAATGAAGCCTTTCAGTCACTTATATATTGATGCCAAGTCGCGTTTAGGCAATTCAGACTTTACTTCTGTGGTCATAAATAACCCCAACAATGAAAATGCGAGTGTTGTATTTTTTGAAGCGGCTACCAAGTACTTACTACCCGATTATCGTACCTTGAGCTATTTTGCCGCGACAGGTGACCTGATAAATGATCAAGTCGTGACCAATACAGCAGAGTTAACAAGGCGCACCATGGTCAGTTTACATGCCGGCCGCTTTGCAACATTACCTGTGCGTTGGATGTATTTTATTTCCGGCATTATGGGTTCAATAATGATTGCTACTGGGCTTATTTTATGGTCAGAAAAGCGTAAAAAAAACTCTACATCTAAAGATTCAAAATTAGGTCACCGTTTAATAGATCTACTTAATATCGGATTTATATTAGGATTACCGATAGCTGTGGCTTGCTTTTTTGCTGCGAACAGACTCCTGCCATTAATGCTAACCGGACGCGCTGATATAGAAATTCATTGTTTTTTTGCAGGCTGGTTATTAAGCCTACTTTATCCTGTATTCAGAGGGCTACAACATAGTTGGCGAGAATTATCGTTATTCGCTGGAGGGTTATTTATATCCTTACCTTTACTTAGTTTTTTTACAACACAAAGACATTTATTTAACTACCAAATAAAAGAAGATTTAACACTGCTGTTTATTGATCTCTTTTTGATTATGACTGGGATGACGTTTCTTTTTATCGCTTTAAAACTGAAAAATAAAGTAAACGTCATTTGA
- a CDS encoding DUF4382 domain-containing protein, translated as MTICRTMLLSSIFLLTACGSDSDSAVTVAEQVLPQGQFSLAISDSPMTGVSHVGMVMGELVMTDAEGVIHRHDLQNMTFNLLDFQGMDSHLVVDNIDLPLGQYHDAYVTIQQGDGNDGCYVEDGQGRHGLYVAEGQLPVSDFEIVADQHISITMEIDLYRGLSYQQGEYHLEHQAMWSVDNRYMGHLLGEVDPQWIADCETTYSDRTPIGGQFSHMAYLYPEEITNIDQMTDMRTNPPEGVTLPTAVSPMMQDIDGNWHFAMGYLPAGNYRVGYSCLGHLDDPVTDDMTSGQFVMFKDSGLVTIEAGTQGGQQTVHECGNGNGGHHGHHGG; from the coding sequence ATGACGATTTGTAGAACAATGTTGTTATCCTCTATTTTTTTACTTACCGCATGCGGGAGTGATTCAGATAGTGCGGTGACGGTAGCAGAACAAGTATTACCTCAGGGACAATTCTCTTTAGCTATTTCTGATTCACCTATGACTGGAGTTTCCCATGTTGGTATGGTCATGGGGGAACTGGTCATGACTGATGCTGAGGGCGTAATCCATAGACATGATTTACAGAATATGACGTTTAATCTACTCGATTTTCAGGGGATGGATAGCCATCTTGTAGTCGATAATATCGACTTACCTCTGGGTCAGTACCATGATGCCTATGTCACCATCCAACAGGGCGATGGCAATGACGGCTGCTATGTTGAAGATGGCCAGGGTCGACACGGTTTATATGTAGCCGAGGGACAACTTCCAGTTTCAGATTTTGAAATAGTAGCTGACCAACATATTTCCATCACCATGGAAATTGACTTGTATCGTGGCCTGTCATATCAACAAGGAGAATACCATTTAGAGCATCAAGCGATGTGGTCCGTTGATAATCGCTATATGGGCCACTTGCTGGGTGAAGTAGATCCTCAATGGATAGCCGATTGCGAGACAACTTATTCAGACCGGACTCCGATCGGAGGACAATTTAGTCACATGGCCTATTTGTATCCTGAAGAGATAACTAATATTGATCAAATGACGGATATGAGAACCAATCCTCCTGAGGGTGTAACGCTACCAACTGCGGTAAGTCCTATGATGCAGGATATTGACGGTAACTGGCACTTTGCCATGGGTTATTTGCCAGCTGGAAATTATCGGGTCGGCTACAGTTGTTTAGGTCATTTAGATGACCCTGTCACCGATGATATGACTAGTGGTCAATTTGTTATGTTCAAAGATTCTGGTTTAGTTACCATAGAAGCAGGAACACAGGGTGGCCAGCAAACAGTACATGAGTGCGGTAACGGCAATGGTGGTCATCACGGACACCACGGCGGCTAG
- a CDS encoding TonB-dependent siderophore receptor, translated as MIINVMRICILSAAISLALNPMPIMANELDDQSTNQEAKTVETITVMGKYTVNENIDTATGLGLSIRETPQSVTIFTKERIKDQALNTIIDTIDNTVGMSSSKTDNVRNSMQSRGFTISNYQLDGVPLSWNIGGDSGETSSDVSIYERVEFVRGATGLLSGVGDPSASINLVRKRANNTDLTGYITATAGSWNKKQLTADVSNGLNESGTIRGRVVGKYTKSESHVDLYEDDKSVFYGVIEADLSDSTLLRVGGYYQDSNPTGSTWGALPGSFSDGSHTDWDIAQTTAAPWTSWDTTNKNYFASIEHFFANDLKLVANYNHIENSQESKLIYLSGSLDKETGEGLSAQRYNAFGTSKQDSLDLKLTGQYNLFEQQHEFVVGALYSDGKVKTSTRDPSPLGGNSGWDQVNAGNFYEWKGLEEPNWSAESTQRDDSKTKQSGFYAATRLSITDEFKLIAGGRISSWDLDRTYYGTLSNYGDDDVFVPYFGVLYDLTEQHRIYASYTEIFKPQNSLDANGVFLDPLTGQSAEIGLKSAYFDERLQTSLAIFQIKQDNLAVSDPNYVPTEEQKSAYYAAQGTESNGFEFEVLGELTESWNISAGYSQFEAEDADGVKVNTSTPRKQFKLFTTYQLIDLLPELTVGGGLNWQSEGYVGDGDTRLSQDAYTLVNIMAKYAFNDQMDLQLNINNLLDEQYYNYIADSWGSQLYRYGTPRDITVSLNYKF; from the coding sequence ATGATAATAAATGTAATGCGTATTTGTATACTTTCCGCAGCAATATCTCTTGCATTAAATCCAATGCCAATAATGGCAAATGAGTTAGATGATCAAAGTACAAATCAAGAAGCAAAAACTGTTGAAACAATTACAGTTATGGGGAAATATACTGTTAATGAAAATATTGATACAGCAACAGGCTTAGGTTTAAGTATAAGAGAAACACCACAATCAGTTACTATTTTCACTAAAGAACGCATTAAAGATCAGGCGCTTAATACTATCATTGATACAATTGATAATACCGTTGGTATGTCATCTAGCAAAACAGATAATGTACGTAATAGTATGCAATCACGTGGATTTACAATCTCCAATTATCAGCTTGATGGTGTACCTTTGTCATGGAATATAGGCGGAGATTCTGGAGAAACATCATCTGATGTATCCATTTACGAGCGTGTTGAATTTGTTCGAGGAGCCACTGGTTTACTCAGTGGTGTAGGCGACCCTTCAGCATCAATCAACTTAGTGCGAAAACGAGCTAATAATACAGACTTAACAGGGTATATCACAGCTACCGCAGGCAGTTGGAATAAAAAACAGCTTACTGCTGATGTTTCAAATGGCTTAAATGAATCAGGCACAATTCGTGGACGTGTTGTTGGTAAATATACTAAAAGTGAATCTCACGTTGACTTGTATGAAGATGATAAAAGTGTGTTTTATGGTGTAATTGAAGCAGACTTGTCTGATAGTACGCTGTTACGAGTTGGAGGTTATTATCAAGATAGCAACCCAACGGGGAGTACTTGGGGAGCATTACCTGGTTCATTCTCAGACGGTTCACATACTGATTGGGATATTGCTCAAACAACAGCTGCACCTTGGACTTCTTGGGATACAACGAACAAAAATTATTTTGCAAGCATTGAACACTTTTTCGCAAATGATTTGAAACTTGTCGCTAACTACAACCATATTGAAAACTCGCAGGAATCTAAACTTATTTATCTTTCTGGTTCACTAGATAAAGAAACGGGTGAAGGTCTTTCTGCACAACGTTATAACGCTTTCGGTACCAGTAAACAAGATAGTTTAGACCTGAAATTAACAGGTCAATATAATTTGTTTGAACAGCAGCATGAATTTGTTGTGGGCGCACTATATAGCGATGGAAAAGTAAAAACGAGTACGCGTGACCCCAGTCCTCTCGGTGGTAATAGTGGTTGGGATCAAGTAAATGCCGGTAATTTCTATGAATGGAAAGGTCTAGAAGAGCCTAATTGGTCGGCTGAATCAACTCAAAGAGATGATAGTAAAACTAAGCAATCGGGTTTTTATGCCGCAACACGCTTATCAATTACTGATGAGTTTAAACTTATTGCAGGTGGTCGTATTTCTAGTTGGGATCTTGACAGAACATATTATGGGACGTTAAGTAATTACGGTGATGATGATGTTTTCGTTCCTTACTTTGGTGTTTTATATGATCTAACTGAACAACATCGTATTTATGCGAGTTATACGGAAATATTTAAACCTCAAAACTCACTCGACGCTAATGGGGTTTTTTTAGACCCACTTACAGGGCAAAGCGCAGAGATAGGTTTAAAGAGCGCCTACTTTGATGAAAGGTTACAAACGTCATTGGCTATTTTCCAAATTAAGCAAGATAATCTAGCCGTCAGTGATCCTAATTATGTTCCTACAGAAGAGCAGAAAAGTGCTTATTATGCAGCACAAGGTACAGAAAGTAATGGTTTTGAGTTTGAAGTATTAGGTGAATTAACTGAGAGTTGGAATATCTCAGCAGGTTATTCACAATTTGAAGCTGAAGACGCTGATGGCGTGAAAGTAAATACTAGTACACCAAGAAAACAATTCAAACTATTTACTACATACCAATTGATAGATTTACTTCCTGAATTGACCGTCGGTGGTGGTCTAAATTGGCAAAGTGAAGGGTATGTTGGAGATGGGGATACTCGCCTTTCTCAAGATGCTTATACATTGGTGAATATCATGGCGAAGTACGCGTTTAATGACCAAATGGATCTTCAGCTTAATATTAATAACTTATTAGATGAGCAATATTACAACTATATAGCGGATAGCTGGGGAAGCCAGTTATATCGATATGGCACACCACGAGATATAACCGTTAGTTTGAACTATAAATTTTAA